The following coding sequences are from one Paludisphaera rhizosphaerae window:
- a CDS encoding 3-keto-disaccharide hydrolase, protein MTFAAAFTGRPAAAEEPGLQAIFNGKDLSGWHGESTIDPRKFKAMSPEAQKAKLDKDAADAAQHWKAADGEIINDGHGVFMSTDKDYGDVELFVDFKIGPMGDSGIYLRGTPQIQIWDFRPEAGKHSLGSDKGSGGLWNNTAGKPGKDPLVFADNPIGEWNTLRVLQIGARTNVWLNGKLVVEDAIMENYWDKDRKIPLAKVGPIQLQTHGSETRFRNIKLREIPVEEANAYLAKRDLTPGGFAQIFNGKNLDGWKGAVDNYEVADGAIRCKPKHGGNLYYDKEYGDFTALLEFRLPPAGNNGLAIRYAGDGDAAYKGMTELQVLDDGHEKYAKLDPRQAHGSAYGMVPAHRGYLRPVGEWNYEKVVVKGPKIQVELNGTPILDADLSTVKEFMANSPHPGKDRTKGFFGFAGHNDPVEFRDVYIKPID, encoded by the coding sequence ATGACGTTCGCGGCGGCCTTCACCGGCCGTCCCGCCGCCGCCGAGGAACCCGGCCTTCAGGCGATCTTCAACGGCAAGGACCTCTCCGGCTGGCACGGCGAGTCCACGATCGACCCGCGCAAGTTCAAGGCGATGTCTCCCGAGGCGCAGAAGGCGAAGCTCGACAAGGACGCCGCCGACGCCGCCCAGCACTGGAAGGCGGCCGACGGCGAAATCATCAACGACGGCCACGGCGTCTTCATGTCGACCGACAAGGACTACGGCGACGTCGAGCTGTTCGTCGACTTCAAGATCGGGCCGATGGGCGACAGCGGCATCTACCTTCGCGGCACGCCCCAGATCCAGATCTGGGACTTCCGCCCGGAAGCCGGCAAGCACAGCCTGGGCTCCGACAAGGGGTCGGGCGGCCTCTGGAACAACACGGCCGGCAAGCCGGGCAAGGATCCGCTGGTCTTCGCCGACAACCCGATTGGTGAGTGGAACACGCTTCGGGTCCTCCAGATCGGCGCTCGCACGAACGTCTGGCTCAACGGCAAGCTCGTCGTCGAAGACGCGATCATGGAGAACTACTGGGACAAGGATCGTAAGATCCCGCTCGCCAAGGTCGGCCCCATCCAGCTTCAGACCCACGGCAGCGAGACCCGCTTCCGCAACATCAAGCTCCGCGAGATCCCCGTCGAAGAGGCCAACGCCTACCTCGCCAAGCGCGACCTGACCCCCGGCGGCTTCGCCCAGATCTTCAACGGCAAGAACCTGGACGGCTGGAAGGGCGCCGTTGACAACTACGAGGTGGCCGACGGGGCCATCCGCTGCAAGCCCAAGCACGGCGGGAACCTCTACTACGACAAGGAGTACGGCGACTTCACCGCCCTCCTCGAATTCCGCCTCCCCCCCGCAGGCAACAACGGCCTGGCCATCCGCTACGCCGGCGACGGCGACGCCGCCTACAAGGGGATGACCGAACTCCAGGTCCTCGACGACGGCCACGAGAAGTACGCCAAGCTCGACCCGCGTCAGGCCCACGGCTCGGCCTACGGCATGGTCCCCGCCCACCGTGGGTACCTCCGCCCGGTCGGCGAGTGGAACTATGAGAAGGTCGTCGTAAAGGGCCCCAAGATCCAGGTGGAGCTGAACGGCACGCCGATCCTCGACGCCGACCTGAGCACCGTCAAGGAGTTCATGGCCAACTCCCCCCACCCCGGCAAGGACCGCACGAAGGGCTTCTTCGGCTTCGCCGGCCACAACGACCCCGTCGAGTTCCGCGACGTCTACATCAAGCCGATCGACTGA
- a CDS encoding alpha-L-rhamnosidase, producing the protein MLKRRLVHAFLLAAAAGASSTRAQNVPAQVDVLGASPAYLRVEAKVDPLGVDSRNPRLSWMVASSRRGEVQSAYQIIVSTTEAKLAADEGDLWDSGKIASDETTGVAYAGAPLKSGQRCLWKVRLWDGAGVASPWSAPAFWTVGLIEPGDWKAQWIGYDKARDDSAASVPADFGAGKWIWHADDKGNDKPKAHRLFVTELEIPADSPIEEATLLTVADDSHRYTVNGQLIAAGTSHKVPLQVDALRAVKPGQNSIRVEVENGAPSPAGLLARLVVKLKDGRVVEKVTDGSWKTIADPGANWHNREIDLAGLPAAEVVANYGDGPWGKLSVTRLVLPKPVHLRTDFAVEKPIARATLYTTALGIHDVYVNGARAFEDLFNPGWTDYTKRVLYRTYDVTPLVRPGSNALGAVVADGWYSGYVGFGKNRDHYGKKTRIKTQLVVDYADGSQAVVATGPDWKASVGPTLEADFLMGETYDARLEKPGWSQAGFDASTWAAVDVGAEMDPKVEAHSGPAVTAFRELRAKTYNEVKPGVYVIDYGQNFAGIPRIRLRGEPGQTITLRFAERLNPDGTVYVTNLREARCVDTYVCKGTGEEEIWSPRFTFHGYQYVEVSGLKSPPTSESVVGLAISSATPVVGRFQCSDPMLNQLHNNIYWTQRANFIDIPTDCPQRDERLGWTGDAQVYIKTATLNTDVESFFDKWLVDLVDGQRADGQFPMVAPVKVAGDDGGPAWAEAGVVCPWTVYQVYNDKRTLERQYPSMVKYVDFLIHRSTPDLLPPAKYHCFGDWLSIGADTPKDVIYTAYFALAARLTAQAAEVLGKPEEARKYAGVYEQIKVSFNKAYVADDGKIKGDTQACYVLALANDLVDGEKAKQAAELLVKRIEDKNWHLSTGFIGTKDLMLVLSKIGRTDVAYRLLFNDTFPSWGFSIKHGATSIWERWDGWTPDKGFQDPGMNSFAHYSFGAVYGWMVENIGGIKPTEVAYKKILIAPKLTDRLTFATTQYRSIRGDVTVAWARNAGAVTVDVTVPANTTAKVVLPVADPAAVTESGVALAQAQGVKSTAVENGQAVAEIGSGRYVFTFAAP; encoded by the coding sequence ATGTTGAAGCGAAGGCTCGTTCACGCATTCTTGCTGGCCGCGGCGGCCGGCGCGTCGTCGACGAGGGCGCAGAACGTCCCCGCGCAGGTCGACGTCCTGGGCGCCTCGCCGGCCTATCTCCGCGTCGAGGCCAAGGTCGACCCGCTGGGCGTCGACTCCAGAAACCCCCGGCTGAGCTGGATGGTCGCCTCCTCGCGCCGGGGCGAGGTCCAGTCGGCCTACCAGATCATCGTCTCCACGACCGAGGCCAAGCTCGCCGCCGACGAGGGAGACCTCTGGGATTCGGGCAAGATCGCCTCCGACGAGACGACGGGCGTCGCCTACGCCGGCGCCCCGCTCAAGAGCGGCCAGCGATGCCTGTGGAAGGTCCGCCTGTGGGACGGTGCGGGCGTCGCCTCGCCGTGGAGCGCCCCAGCATTCTGGACGGTCGGCCTGATCGAGCCCGGCGACTGGAAGGCCCAGTGGATCGGCTACGACAAGGCCCGCGACGACTCGGCCGCGTCCGTTCCGGCCGACTTCGGCGCCGGCAAGTGGATCTGGCACGCCGACGACAAGGGGAACGACAAGCCCAAGGCCCACCGCCTGTTCGTGACCGAGCTGGAGATCCCCGCCGACTCCCCCATTGAGGAGGCGACGCTCCTGACCGTCGCCGACGACTCGCACCGCTACACGGTCAACGGCCAGCTCATCGCGGCCGGCACGAGCCACAAGGTCCCGCTTCAGGTCGACGCCCTCCGCGCGGTGAAGCCGGGCCAGAACTCGATCCGCGTCGAGGTTGAGAACGGCGCTCCCAGCCCCGCCGGCCTGCTCGCCCGACTGGTCGTGAAGCTGAAGGACGGCCGGGTCGTCGAGAAGGTCACCGACGGCTCGTGGAAGACCATCGCCGACCCCGGCGCGAACTGGCACAACCGTGAGATCGACCTTGCCGGTCTCCCCGCCGCCGAGGTGGTCGCCAACTACGGCGACGGCCCCTGGGGCAAGCTCAGCGTCACCCGTCTGGTCCTCCCCAAGCCGGTCCACCTCCGCACCGACTTCGCCGTTGAGAAGCCCATCGCTCGGGCCACTCTTTACACCACGGCCCTGGGCATCCACGACGTCTACGTCAACGGCGCCCGCGCCTTTGAAGACCTCTTCAATCCCGGCTGGACCGACTACACCAAGCGCGTCCTCTACCGGACGTACGATGTGACCCCGCTGGTCCGCCCCGGCTCCAACGCCCTGGGGGCGGTCGTCGCCGACGGCTGGTACAGCGGCTACGTCGGCTTCGGCAAGAACCGCGACCACTACGGCAAGAAGACACGGATCAAGACCCAACTCGTCGTCGACTACGCCGACGGCTCGCAGGCCGTCGTCGCCACCGGCCCGGACTGGAAGGCCTCCGTCGGCCCCACCCTCGAGGCCGACTTCCTGATGGGCGAGACCTATGACGCCCGCCTGGAGAAGCCGGGCTGGAGCCAGGCCGGCTTCGACGCCTCCACCTGGGCGGCCGTCGACGTCGGCGCCGAGATGGACCCGAAGGTCGAGGCCCACTCCGGCCCGGCCGTGACGGCCTTCCGCGAGCTGCGGGCGAAGACCTACAACGAGGTCAAGCCGGGCGTCTACGTCATCGACTACGGCCAGAACTTCGCCGGGATCCCCCGCATCCGCCTCCGCGGCGAACCCGGCCAGACGATCACGCTGCGGTTCGCCGAGCGGCTCAACCCGGACGGCACCGTCTACGTCACCAACCTCCGCGAGGCCCGCTGCGTCGACACCTACGTCTGCAAGGGGACCGGCGAGGAGGAAATCTGGAGCCCCCGGTTCACCTTCCACGGCTACCAGTACGTGGAGGTCTCCGGCCTGAAGTCGCCGCCGACCTCCGAGTCGGTTGTCGGCCTGGCGATCTCCAGCGCCACGCCCGTCGTGGGCCGGTTCCAGTGCTCCGACCCGATGCTGAACCAGCTTCATAACAACATCTACTGGACCCAGCGCGCCAACTTCATCGACATCCCCACCGACTGCCCCCAGCGCGACGAGCGCCTGGGCTGGACGGGAGACGCGCAGGTCTACATCAAGACGGCCACGCTGAACACCGACGTCGAGTCGTTCTTCGACAAGTGGCTCGTCGACCTGGTCGACGGCCAGCGCGCCGACGGCCAGTTCCCGATGGTCGCTCCGGTGAAGGTCGCCGGCGACGACGGCGGCCCCGCCTGGGCGGAAGCCGGCGTGGTCTGCCCGTGGACCGTCTATCAGGTCTACAACGACAAGCGGACGCTGGAACGCCAGTACCCGTCGATGGTCAAGTACGTCGACTTCCTGATCCATCGCAGCACGCCCGACCTGCTGCCGCCGGCCAAGTACCACTGCTTCGGCGACTGGCTGAGCATCGGCGCCGACACACCCAAGGACGTGATCTACACGGCCTATTTCGCCCTGGCCGCCCGACTCACGGCCCAGGCGGCCGAGGTCCTCGGCAAGCCCGAGGAAGCTCGGAAGTACGCCGGCGTTTATGAACAGATCAAGGTTTCCTTCAACAAGGCGTACGTGGCCGACGACGGCAAGATCAAGGGGGACACCCAGGCCTGCTACGTGCTGGCCCTCGCCAACGACCTCGTCGACGGCGAGAAGGCCAAGCAGGCGGCCGAGCTGCTGGTGAAGCGGATCGAGGACAAGAACTGGCACCTCTCCACCGGCTTCATCGGCACCAAGGACCTGATGCTGGTCCTCTCCAAGATCGGCCGGACCGACGTGGCCTACCGACTGCTGTTCAACGACACGTTCCCCTCGTGGGGCTTCTCCATCAAGCACGGCGCCACCAGCATCTGGGAGCGCTGGGACGGTTGGACCCCGGACAAGGGCTTCCAGGACCCGGGGATGAACTCGTTCGCCCACTACTCCTTCGGCGCGGTCTACGGCTGGATGGTTGAGAACATCGGCGGCATCAAGCCGACCGAGGTCGCCTACAAGAAGATCCTGATCGCCCCCAAGCTGACCGACCGGCTGACCTTCGCGACGACCCAGTACCGGAGCATCCGGGGCGACGTCACGGTCGCCTGGGCGCGGAACGCCGGGGCCGTCACCGTCGATGTCACCGTCCCGGCCAACACCACGGCGAAGGTCGTCCTCCCCGTCGCCGATCCCGCCGCCGTCACCGAGAGCGGCGTGGCGCTGGCCCAGGCGCAGGGCGTCAAGTCGACGGCCGTCGAAAACGGCCAGGCCGTCGCCGAAATCGGCTCCGGCCGCTACGTCTTCACCTTCGCCGCGCCTTGA
- the rhaT gene encoding L-rhamnose/proton symporter RhaT produces the protein MNSTPNPFLGVVFHWLGGLASGSFYVPYRFVRKWSWETYWLVGGVFSWIIAPWALGLALSKDLPAILSETPVGTLGIVYLFGVLWGLGGLTFGLTMRYLGMSLGMAVALGYTAAFGTMVPPIVKGELMTKIVPTLSGQVVLFGVLVCLAGIAVAGLAGMSKEREMSEEAKRASIQEFDFKKGILVATFSGVMSACFAFGLDASGPIKELAAQHGTTELWRGLPSLVVILAGGFTTNFLWCAFLHWKNGSAYQYLSPTTRPGVLPTDREDVLETTTDAPGEEAARQAEGLGGSNGSGDRVPLLANYFFSALAGVTWYFQFFFYQMGESQMGRFGFSSWTLHMASIMIFSTLWGIFLKEWTGTSARTKRLVGLTLAVLIASTVIIGYGNSLAPAAAPAESTAPVEAQH, from the coding sequence ATGAACTCCACACCGAATCCGTTCCTCGGCGTCGTCTTCCACTGGCTGGGCGGGCTGGCCTCGGGCAGCTTCTACGTGCCATACCGGTTCGTCCGGAAATGGTCGTGGGAGACCTACTGGCTGGTCGGCGGCGTCTTCTCGTGGATCATCGCCCCGTGGGCGCTCGGCCTGGCGCTGAGCAAGGACCTGCCGGCGATCCTCAGCGAGACGCCGGTCGGCACGCTTGGCATCGTCTACCTGTTCGGCGTCCTCTGGGGGCTGGGGGGGCTTACGTTCGGCCTGACCATGCGCTACCTGGGGATGTCGCTGGGGATGGCCGTGGCGCTCGGCTATACGGCCGCCTTCGGCACGATGGTCCCGCCCATCGTCAAGGGCGAGCTGATGACGAAGATCGTGCCAACATTGTCAGGCCAGGTGGTCCTCTTCGGCGTGCTCGTCTGCCTGGCGGGGATCGCCGTCGCCGGGCTCGCGGGGATGTCGAAGGAGCGCGAGATGTCCGAGGAGGCCAAGCGAGCCTCCATCCAGGAGTTCGACTTCAAGAAGGGGATCCTGGTCGCCACCTTCTCGGGCGTGATGAGCGCCTGCTTCGCCTTCGGGCTGGACGCCAGCGGGCCGATCAAGGAGCTGGCCGCGCAGCACGGCACCACCGAACTCTGGCGCGGATTGCCGTCATTGGTGGTCATCCTGGCCGGCGGGTTCACCACCAACTTCCTCTGGTGCGCCTTCCTGCACTGGAAGAACGGCTCGGCCTACCAGTACCTCAGCCCGACCACCCGGCCGGGCGTGCTCCCCACCGACCGCGAGGACGTTCTGGAGACCACCACCGACGCCCCCGGCGAGGAGGCGGCTCGTCAGGCCGAAGGACTGGGAGGGTCGAACGGCTCCGGCGACCGCGTGCCGCTCCTGGCCAACTACTTCTTCAGCGCCCTGGCGGGGGTGACCTGGTACTTCCAGTTCTTCTTCTACCAGATGGGCGAGAGCCAGATGGGCCGGTTCGGCTTCTCAAGCTGGACCCTCCACATGGCCAGCATCATGATCTTCAGCACCCTCTGGGGCATCTTCCTCAAGGAATGGACGGGGACCAGCGCGCGGACCAAGCGGCTCGTCGGGCTGACCCTGGCCGTCCTGATCGCCTCCACGGTCATCATCGGCTACGGCAACTCGCTCGCCCCGGCCGCGGCCCCCGCCGAGTCCACCGCGCCGGTCGAAGCCCAGCACTGA